A region of the Leeuwenhoekiella sp. MAR_2009_132 genome:
CAACTTGGTGGTGCTGCGTTCTACTTTTTGCGGAAAGCGACCTGTAAGAAAGTTAATTCGATTTTCGGTTTCTACAATACGCTGCTGAATATCAAACTGCAAACTTTTTGTGTGCAATACTTCAGCCTCAAATCGCGAAACAGCAAGACCAGTTACTCGTGCAGCTTCCTTTTGAAGTTTAATAATCTCAAAAGCATTGTTACGTATCTCAATATTTCGGTTTACTATTTCTAACTGATTGTCTAAAGCCAGTAACTCATAATAGGATTCTGCTAGCTCACCCACGAGTTGCGTAACCATAAAATTTCGACCTTCAACACTAGACAGATAATTAAATACCGCTGCTTTCTTAGAATTACGAAGCTTTCCCCAGATATCTAATTCCCAGCTCGCCTGAAGTCCGAATCTGTAGTTTGGCAACGGCTCGGGAAATTCAACTCCTTCTCTAATTTCAGTATTTGCATCATTAGCTCCCTGACTGGTATATCTTCCTACTTTTTCGGTTTCACTAGAAGCACCAAAGCCTACAAAAGGCAGGTACTCCCCTTTTTTAGCTTTGATTTCGGCCTTAGAGATAGAAATCTCCTGAAGCATAATGTTTAATTCCTGATTGTTTTGCAATGCAGTATCAATCAAGCTACTTAAATAGGGATCTGTAAAATAATCTTTCCAGTTAACACGAGCAGTCTGTGCGGTATCTGCAGTTGCAGCAAATGTTTTAGGAAGTTTAAGTTCTACATCCCGTTCTACCAGACCGGGTGCTTTACAGGCTGAGAACGAGAGTAGTAGAACCACTACTCCCGTATATAATATTTTGGTTTTATTTATCATGGCTCTCATCATCTTTTAGTTTTGAAAAACGGTCTATTTCGTGCACAAATCCTTCAGATAAAGAATGGTCCTCCTCATCTTTAATCAACTTTCTTCCGTCTGCAAGGGTTGCAAAAATGTAATACAGTCCAGGGATTATGACTACCCCAAATAGGGTTCCGAATAACATTCCACCTAAAGAAGAAGCACCTATGGTACGGTTACCAATAGCACCTGCACCGGTAGCGATAATTAATGGAATAAGACCTGCAACAAATGCAAATGAAGTCATTAAAATAGGTCTAAAACGTACTCGGGCTCCTTCAATTGCAGCTTCATAAATGGTGGCTCCCTCACTTCGCTTTAAGACCGCAAACTCTACGATAAGAACGGCATTTTTACCCAGGAGTCCTACCAGCATTATGAGTCCTATTTGTGCATAAATATCATTTTGAAGCCCCATTAATTGAAGCATTACAAACGATCCTAAAAGTCCTATAGGTATAGAAAAAATTATAGCAAGCGGAATTATAAAACTCTCATACTGCGCCGCAAGTACGAAGTATACGAAGGCGAGAACGATTCCAAAAATATACAGGGCTTCATTACCTCTGCCTGCCTCGTCATAGGACAATCCTTCCCAGGCAATATCATAGCCTTTAGGTAAGGTTGTTGCTGCAACTTCGCGCACGGCTGCAATTGCATCTGCTGTAGTATAACCTTTTGCAGGCTGACCTTGTATAGCCGCAGAATTGTACATGTTGTAACGCGTTACCTCATTAGGTCCCTGCGTTTTCTTAAGCTTCATAAAAGCTGAATACGGCACCATCTCACCGGTATCATTCTTCACATACAAATTCAAAATATCTGAAGGTAATTTTCTATACTGAGGGTCTGATTGTACATACACTTTAAAGAAACGGCCAAACTTGATGAACCCCTGCTCATAGGTACTACCTATCATAATGTTTAAGTTTTCCATAGCCTTACCTATAGAAACCCCTTTTTGCATCGCCAGATCATTATTGATCTCAAGTTCATACTGTGGGTAATTTGCAGCAAAAAAGGTAAACAAACCGGCTAGCTCTTTACGCTTGCCCAACTCATCCATAAAATTTTGATTTATTTTATCAAAATCCTGATAATCTGTGTCTGTCGTTTTATCTAGTAAACGCATAGAAAAACCTCCTGAAGATCCAAAACCGGGAATAGCCGGTGGCTCAAAATACTCAATGACCGCCCCCAGATTTTTAGACTTTTCTTCCAGCTCTTCCATAATTTCGGTAACGGTATGCTTTCTATCTCCCCAGGATTTTAAGTTAATCAAACAAGTACCTGCGTTAGAACCCCTACCTTCGGTCATAATTTCATAACCCGCTAAAGACGAAACCGACTCTACGCCTTCTACTTCTTCACAAATCTTCTGAAGCTCGAGTGATACTTTGTTTGTACGCTCTAATGTTGCTCCTGGCGGAGTTTGAATTATCGCGTAGATTGTTCCTTGATCTTCACTAGGTATAAACCCAGAAGGTAAAATTTGATTTTCAAAAAATATCAATGCACAAACGGCGATAAGAATTCCAAACGTAAGTATACGTCTGCTAACAATAGTTTTAAGCAAGCGTACATACCTACCGGTAAGCCTGTCAAACCAATTATTAAAACCATCTAGTGCTTTTGTAAGAATGTTACCTTTTTTCTCTTTTCCGTGATTATTTTTTAAGAGCATCGCACAGAGAACCGGGGTAAGCGTAAGGGCTACAATTGCAGAAATCACAATAGAACTTGCCATTGTAATTGAAAATTGTCTGTAGAAAGTTCCTACCGGTCCAGACATAAATGTAATAGGCAGGAATACCGAAACCATAACAGCGGTAATCGCTATGATCGCTCCCGAAATTTCACCAAGAACCAGTTTAACAGCTTTGTATGGCGTGATATCTGGAAACTCGTGAAACTTGGCATGTACAGCCTCAACCACTACAATAGC
Encoded here:
- a CDS encoding efflux RND transporter permease subunit; this translates as MFSQFIKRPVFAIVISIIILFIGSLAIKQLPISQFPQIAPTTVNIFIAYPGASADVLVKSTLITLENAINGVEDMRYMATDATSAGEATLRIIFEPGVDPNDAVVRVKTRVDQVMPLLPELVQREGVVITPVQPSMLMYVNLYSKDKSMDEKFLYNYADVKMIPEINRLKGVARSQILGSRRYAMRVWLNPERMRAYNVSVEEVMESLQEQSIIGRPGRLGQSSGITAQSLEYVLTYKGRFNEPEEYENVIIRANADGESIHLKDIGKVELGSEFFDIYSNLDGHPSAAIVLKQNYGSNASDVIDGVKEKLEEMKADFPPGMDYKISYDVSNFLDASIEQVIDTLRDAFLLVAFVVFIFLGDWRSTLIPIIAVPVSLVGAFFVIQLFGMSINLVTLFALVLAIGIVVDDAIVVVEAVHAKFHEFPDITPYKAVKLVLGEISGAIIAITAVMVSVFLPITFMSGPVGTFYRQFSITMASSIVISAIVALTLTPVLCAMLLKNNHGKEKKGNILTKALDGFNNWFDRLTGRYVRLLKTIVSRRILTFGILIAVCALIFFENQILPSGFIPSEDQGTIYAIIQTPPGATLERTNKVSLELQKICEEVEGVESVSSLAGYEIMTEGRGSNAGTCLINLKSWGDRKHTVTEIMEELEEKSKNLGAVIEYFEPPAIPGFGSSGGFSMRLLDKTTDTDYQDFDKINQNFMDELGKRKELAGLFTFFAANYPQYELEINNDLAMQKGVSIGKAMENLNIMIGSTYEQGFIKFGRFFKVYVQSDPQYRKLPSDILNLYVKNDTGEMVPYSAFMKLKKTQGPNEVTRYNMYNSAAIQGQPAKGYTTADAIAAVREVAATTLPKGYDIAWEGLSYDEAGRGNEALYIFGIVLAFVYFVLAAQYESFIIPLAIIFSIPIGLLGSFVMLQLMGLQNDIYAQIGLIMLVGLLGKNAVLIVEFAVLKRSEGATIYEAAIEGARVRFRPILMTSFAFVAGLIPLIIATGAGAIGNRTIGASSLGGMLFGTLFGVVIIPGLYYIFATLADGRKLIKDEEDHSLSEGFVHEIDRFSKLKDDESHDK
- a CDS encoding TolC family protein produces the protein MMRAMINKTKILYTGVVVLLLSFSACKAPGLVERDVELKLPKTFAATADTAQTARVNWKDYFTDPYLSSLIDTALQNNQELNIMLQEISISKAEIKAKKGEYLPFVGFGASSETEKVGRYTSQGANDANTEIREGVEFPEPLPNYRFGLQASWELDIWGKLRNSKKAAVFNYLSSVEGRNFMVTQLVGELAESYYELLALDNQLEIVNRNIEIRNNAFEIIKLQKEAARVTGLAVSRFEAEVLHTKSLQFDIQQRIVETENRINFLTGRFPQKVERSTTKLIDLVPEAIKAGIPAQLLENRTDVKQAELALAAAKLDVKVAKARFYPSLGIRAGIGYEAFNPKYLLNSPESLLYTIAGELTAPLINRNEIKAAYMTANAKQVQAVYDYERTVLNAYIEVANQLSKVANLAKSYDLKAQEVAALNRSIDISNKLFSSARADYMEVLMTQRDALESNFDLIETKMDQMNAYVHMYQALGGGWN